The Tolypothrix sp. NIES-4075 DNA segment CTGAATGCATTGAGATGGGAGTTCCTCAAGATTAAATCCCTGCTCTTGGTAGGCGACCGTCAGCAGGCTAATCATGTCGGTTCCGGGTTGCCGATGCCGTTCTGAAATCAGTTGCCTGATTAGTGCAGAAAACTGTGCGGCAGCTCGGTCTGCATGAAGTGCAAATTCTTCAATATTTTCGCCGCCCGGTGAGCCAAAAAATGTGCCAATATCCATAGCCCATTTGATGAAGTTCGCTCTGTCGGTTTCTGGCACGCCAAATATCTTAGTAAGAATGAGCGTTGGTAGTGGTACTGACAAATCGGATACAACATTCATGCAGCCTTGATTTTGAACGTTATCCAACAATTGATCGGTGGTATTCTGGATAATGGATCGCCAGCTTTCTATTGCACGTGTTGTAAATCCCTGATTGGCGAACTTCCGCAGTCTGGTGTGGTCAGGTGGATCTTGCTCAACCAACATTTTTGACATCATATGAAGGAAATTCTGGATCAGGTTGACATCCAAAGAACCTAACTGATTGATAAACAATGCTGTGCGGTCTGAACTCAAACGCTCATCCTGTAAAGCCGCTTTAACATCTCTATAGCGTGTCAAAATCCAGTAGCCAAAAGACTCACAATAGTGAACGGGGTCTTCTTCACGCATCCGTTTGAAGAGTGGATAGGAATTGACCAAAGCGGATGGTGCAAACAGATCGTAGGTTTGCTGGTTTGCTCTTGCTGGCATATTCAAGTGTTGTGAATTCATTTGCTTAATCTCAATTAAGAGTGAACTTAAAAAATTAGGTAGTCACGCGATCGCCTCATATCATGTCCGGTTAAAAACTTATCATTAAGGGGGCAAAGGGTAGGGGGAAAGAAAGTTTTCAGGTATTTTAACCGC contains these protein-coding regions:
- a CDS encoding cytochrome P450, whose translation is MNSQHLNMPARANQQTYDLFAPSALVNSYPLFKRMREEDPVHYCESFGYWILTRYRDVKAALQDERLSSDRTALFINQLGSLDVNLIQNFLHMMSKMLVEQDPPDHTRLRKFANQGFTTRAIESWRSIIQNTTDQLLDNVQNQGCMNVVSDLSVPLPTLILTKIFGVPETDRANFIKWAMDIGTFFGSPGGENIEEFALHADRAAAQFSALIRQLISERHRQPGTDMISLLTVAYQEQGFNLEELPSQCIQILIAGLLTTTDQISNGVNALLNHPDQLQKLQQNPTLINSAVEEMIRFDTSVPFFFRIAKLDLTIGGKDIPKGSVIALGLGAANHDPQKFDSPDVFNITRSPNEHLGFGSGIHSCLGAVLARMELTICFTTLLRRLPNLSFDPDKQAIPTKHTTLILKGFDSLPVKF